The genomic region CCACCTCCGGCCCGCTCATCACCATGCAAGTCGAGGGACGCGAGGTCGGCGATGAGATGCGCCTGCCGGCGGGTGGGGGCACGCTCGAGGTCGCTGCGGAGGCGACCTCACTGTGGCCCATACACGCCCTGGAAATTGTGGTCAACGGCCGCGTCGTGGCTGCCACGCGGGAGGGCAAGGGCGCGCGGCGGCTGGCGCTCAAAGCCGCGGTGCCGATCACCCGCAGCTCGTGGATCGCCGCCCGCTGCGGCAGCCGCCTGCGGGTGCACCACTGCTGGCCCATGCACCTGGGGGCGCACACCTCGCCGGTCTATGTCGCCGTCGGCGGCGCGGAGATGTTCAGCCCCGTCGACGCCGCCTACATGCTGACCCTGATTGACGGCGGCCTGACCTACCTCGACACCTTGTCGGTGCGCTACGACGAGGAGCGGCACCTCCGCATGAAGGCGGTCTTCGACCGCGCCCGCCGCGAGATCGAGCGCCGCCTGCGCGCCCACGCCCGCCCGTAGCCGTGGGCGCCGGAGCAGGAGATGAACCCGATGCGGCCCCTGTGGCAATCTGAACGCCCGCTGACCTGGCTCTTCGCGGGCGACAGCATCACCCAAGGCGCCGTGTTCACCCGCGGCTGGCGCGACTATGTCGGGCTTTTCCGCGAACGACTGTGGGAGCTGGGGCGCACCGAGGACGTCGTCGTCAACACCGCGGTGGCGGGTTGGACCGTGGCGAAGCTGGCGCCGCGCATCGAGGAGCGCATTCTCCGCTTTCGCCCCGACCGGGTCTTCCTCATGTTCGGCACCAATGACGCCGGCGCCGGGCCGGACGGAATCGCGCGCTTCGCCCAGGACTACGCCGCGGTCATCGGGGAATGCCGCCGCCAGGGGATCGAGGATCTCGTCGTCCAGACCGCCGTTCCCGGGCTGCCGGTGGAGGCCGAGCACATGGTGGAAGCCCACTACGGCGCGCCGGCGGACGGCTTGCGCACGGCGATGGCGCATCTGCCGGCGTACGTCGAGGCCACGCGCGCGGCGGCGAGAGAGCTGGGCGTGGCGCTGGTGGATCACTGGTCGGCGTGGCGCGCGCTGGGGCCGATCGTGGGCGGACTGCTCAACGCCGGTTTCCACCCTAACGAGTACGGGCATCGCCTGATTGCGCACACCATCTTCCACACGTGCGGGATGTGGGATGACGCGAGCTGGACCTGCCGCCTCTTCGTGCCGATAGACGCCTCTGCGCCCGCCGGCGCGAGTGGGGGGATGCAAGCGTAATAAGGCTGGGCACAGGGACGAGAGCTGTGGAGGGCTTGCGCGGGCGGGCGAGAAGCCGGCCCGGCTCCCCCTTCTCCAGGGAGGCCGCTCACAGCCATTCCGGGCTGATGGGAGTTTCAGGGTAGAAGGTCTGCAGGAAAGTCGGGTTGTTCTCGCGGAAGAGCTGGGAGGCGGTGCGATCCGCGATCGCGATCGCCATCCGCTCGTGAAAGCAGACGAGGGGGCCGGTGCAGTCGAACCTGCCGGTCAAGCGGTGGTTCACGCATGAGCACCAGTTGCGGCACCGGCGCCGCAGGTCGCATTGTAGGCACTCCGGGTTACGGGCCTGCCGAGCATCGGCCAGTTGCTCACACACCGCTTGGTTCATCCCGGTGAAGACGTCCCCCATCAGCCCCAGCTCCCCCACATCCTCGCCCACCATGCGCTGACACGGGTAGATGTTTCCGCTGGGGGCGACCGCGATCTCCTTCTGTCCGAAATCGCAGCAGTCGCACAGATCGTAGCCGCCCTTGAGATGGGTGACGACCTTGGCCGTGATGAAGCCCACGTTGACCGCGCGTCCGCAGCGATATTCCTCTATGAAGCGCCCAGCCGCGTGCTCGTAACCGCGCCGCCAGAGGTCGAGCTGGCTGTCGCCCCAGCGCGCGAAGAAGTTCGGATTCAGCATCAGTCGCCGAACCCCCGCGGCGAGGAAGAAGTCAATGCTCAACGGCAGGTATTGCACGTTTTCCGGGCTTACGACCGCGCAGATCGCGAGCTCCGGGAAATGCGGCAGGAGCCGATGCATGGCGGCCTGCGTGTCCGCGAAGCTGGAGCCGCCGTTGCCATAGCGGCGGGTGGCATCCTGGGCCGCCGCTACGCCGTCGAAGGACAGCGTGACCTCCATCTCCTGCGACAGGCAGTACTCGATGGTGGCTGCGTCCGCCGCCAGGCCGTTGGTCGCCACCTCGAGTCGGAGCGGGTGGCCCGTATCTGCACGCCTGGCCTTCGCGTAGTCAACGCACCGCTTCAGCAGCGGCAACTCAAGGAGCGGTTCGCCCCCAAAGAAGGTGAGCTTGGAAGGCATCTCTGCGCTGGAGTGATCGAACAGTAAATCAATTGCGCGCCGGGCCGTGTCCCAGGCCATGGCGCAGGCCCGCTTGCGTCCGCCATAGCAGTAGACGCAGGCGAGTTGGCAGTCCTGCGTGAGATGCAGGATGACGTCCATCGGCGAGCCGCTGCGTTTCCGCCGGGTCTAGCTCGAGATGGTGCAGCCGCTCAACTGCACGGCCAGCGCGGCCAGTCCGGCAGCGAGCGCCAGCCTCGAGATCAGCCGCCCTCTACGCTGTCGCCTGACGTAATCAGCGAGACACGGGTAATCGGCCTCAGAGTAGCCGCGGACAGGTATCAGCTTCATCGCCTGCACCATCCTTTCCCCGGAGCCTCGCCGTAATCATACCACAGTGCCACCCGAGCGTCAACGCAGCGCAACCCTGGGCCTGACCGCAACGGGGCTGAAGAACATGCAACCGGCGCCTCCCATCGGTGCCCGGCTGCCCCCTACCACCCCACGGCGCGGGGCCTCAGGCCAGTACCAATTCAGCGGCGCGCACACGGCGGGCGATGTTGACCCCGTGCGGGCACGCCGCGGCGCACTCCCCGCAGTCGTCACAGGCGCCGCCG from Armatimonadota bacterium harbors:
- a CDS encoding SGNH/GDSL hydrolase family protein; amino-acid sequence: MNPMRPLWQSERPLTWLFAGDSITQGAVFTRGWRDYVGLFRERLWELGRTEDVVVNTAVAGWTVAKLAPRIEERILRFRPDRVFLMFGTNDAGAGPDGIARFAQDYAAVIGECRRQGIEDLVVQTAVPGLPVEAEHMVEAHYGAPADGLRTAMAHLPAYVEATRAAARELGVALVDHWSAWRALGPIVGGLLNAGFHPNEYGHRLIAHTIFHTCGMWDDASWTCRLFVPIDASAPAGASGGMQA
- a CDS encoding radical SAM protein; the protein is MDVILHLTQDCQLACVYCYGGRKRACAMAWDTARRAIDLLFDHSSAEMPSKLTFFGGEPLLELPLLKRCVDYAKARRADTGHPLRLEVATNGLAADAATIEYCLSQEMEVTLSFDGVAAAQDATRRYGNGGSSFADTQAAMHRLLPHFPELAICAVVSPENVQYLPLSIDFFLAAGVRRLMLNPNFFARWGDSQLDLWRRGYEHAAGRFIEEYRCGRAVNVGFITAKVVTHLKGGYDLCDCCDFGQKEIAVAPSGNIYPCQRMVGEDVGELGLMGDVFTGMNQAVCEQLADARQARNPECLQCDLRRRCRNWCSCVNHRLTGRFDCTGPLVCFHERMAIAIADRTASQLFRENNPTFLQTFYPETPISPEWL